The genomic window ATGCAGGACATAGAATTTACCATCCAGGAAGGTAACCTTTACATGCTCCAGACAAGAACCGGTAAGCGGACTGCAAAAGCAGCTATCAGAATAGCCGTGGAAATGGAAAAAGAAGGCCTCATTGATAAAGAAATCGCAGTATCACGTATCGAAGCTTCACAGATAGATAAAGTCCTCCATCCAATGATAGATCCTGATGCAAATCTCGATGTAATTGCTACAGGATTACCGGCATCCCCAGGTGCAGCAGTCGGAAAGGTTGTATTCACAGCAGAGGAAGCCGAAGAGAAATCCAAGGAAGGAAAACAGACCATTCTTGTGCGTACCGAAACCTCACCGGAGGATATCGGAGGAATGGCAGCTTCTGAAGGTGTACTCACTGTTCGCGGTGGAATGACATCCCACGCAGCAGTTGTTGCCAGAGGAATGGGTAAACCATGTGTTGCCGGTTGTGGCGAAATTACAATCGATATGGACAAAAAAGAATTCACCAATGGGAAGGTTACTGTAAAAGAAGGAGACGATATAACTATCGACGGCAGCACAGGAGAAGTCATACTTGGAGAAGTCAAACTAATTTCCCCCGAACTGAGTGGTGAACTTGATACCATCCTGGGATGGGCTGACAATATCAGATCCATAAATGTCAGATCCAATGCCGATACTCCTCATGATGCAACGGTAGCAAGGGAATTCGGAGCTGAAGGGATTGGCCTTTGCCGTACAGAGCACATGTTTTTTGGAGAGGAAAGAATTCCTGTTGTTCGTGAAATGATAATGGCAGAAAGCAGTCAGGAAAGGAAAAAGGCACTTGAAAAATTGCTTCCAATGCAAAAGGAAGACTTTACCGGAATATTCCGTGCAATGGAAGGCTATCCTGTTACAATCAGATTGCTTGATCCTCCACTTCACGAATTCCTTCCCAACCATGAGGAACTCACGGAAAAACTACGCGAACTGAAAACTAAGGGCGCCAAACAATCAGAGATAGCTGAAGTAAACCGACTGATAGGCGGAGTAGAATCACTCAAAGAAGTCAATCCGATGCTTGGCCACCGTGGATGCCGCCTTGGCATTACTTATCCGGAAGTGTACGAGATGCAGGTCAAAGCTATTATTGAAGCAGCATGTGACCTGAAAAAGGAAGGACTTGAAATTGTACCTGAAATAATGATCCCACTGGTCAGCCATGTCAATGAACTCAAGGTAATCAAGGAAACAGTGAAATCGGCTGCACAGGAAGTAATGGATTGTGACGGTTCAACCATCGATTATCTAGTGGGAACAATGATAGAATTGCCAAGAGCAGCCCTTACTGCAGACCGTATAGCTGAAGAGGCCGAATTTTTCTCCTTTGGCACCAATGATCTTACCCAGACAACCTTCGGTTTCAGCAGGGATGATGCAGGTAAGTTCCTCCCATCCTATATAGAGAACAATATACTGGAGCAGGATCCTTTCGCAGTACTTGATCAGGACGGAGTAGGTGAACTTGTCAAGATCGGTATTGAGAAAGGCAGAAACACAAATAGTAAACTCAAGATTGGTATTTGTGGAGAACACGGCGGAGAACCGGCTTCTGTAAAATATGGCCATAACGTGGGACTTAATTATGTAAGTTGTTCACCATTCCGTGTTCCAATTGCAAGACTGGCAGCAGCCCAGGCCGTGATCGAAAACAAAAATAAATAAAACAAAAAAGAAGAGATCAGAGGGGCAATGCTCCAAAGTTCTCTTCATATCTTTTTTTCATAGCACCCCATGTTGGCAGATTGGTCTGGCATCCAACACATTCCACTTCAAATGAAGCAACTGTTGCACCTATTTTGCCACATACCTCAAAGGGTAGGCCTTTGCTGAAAGCCAAAAGGAATCCCGCTCTGTAACCATCTCCCGCCCCGGTGGGGTCCACAGCTTTTACAGATACGATGGGGATATCGATTTTTTTATCTTTACAATATATCTTACTTCCACTGGAATCACAGGTGACTACAATAGTTGAAATGGATTTCTTCAGGTCATTAAAAGACCTTCCAGTCATCTCTTTTACACGCTTGACCTCATGGATATTGGCAAAGAGAATATCCGTATTATCCAGTATGGTAACCAGATGCTCTTTCGAGTAAGTAACCAGATCCTGGCCAGGATCAAAAGAAACAAACTCTGATTTCTGAGCCACCCGGGCATTGAAACTTGCCTCAGAGGTTGCCAGATGGACAAAATCCAGCGCTGGAGCTTCCACATCCGGCAACTTTGAAGATGAACCCCAGTAAAAGTAGGATGATTGGTTATGATTTGGGTCAGTATAGACAAAAGCTTTGGTACTTTCCTCACCTTCTATATGATACAGGAGAGAAAGATCAACACCCAGATTATTCAGATGTTGCTCATAGCCGCTTGTGGAAAAATCATCTCCCACAGCAGCAACCAGACGGGAGTTACCGCCCAACTGCGCCATTGCTGCGGCAATATTGGCAGCACCCCCTCCGAAAAGTACTTCATAGCTTGTTATCGGATAGGATTCATTGGGTGAAGCGATATGTTCTACTTCAAAAAGATAATCCAATGCCGCATGTCCTACAACATCTATGGGGGCCGACATTAGACCTCCTACTTCATCTGACAAATTCTTCAACATCTATTACAGTAAGAGGTACATCCCTCAAGGTCCTTCCAATGACCGATTTGGCAATACGGGAAGCATGTTCGTCACTTTCAGCATCAAAAACTTTCATTTCCAGGATAAGGCCGACGATACCGGTATTTGCTGCTATGAAAACACTACTAAAAGGTTCATTACAGGCAGGACAGAAAGTAGAGCCCACATCAACTTCAACAAAATCAAGTTGGGGATTGAGCCTCTTTCCGGCTTCAGCAATTGCTACACCAATGGCATCATCTGCGCTTTTCACATCCCTTACCAACCAGGCGGCTTCAAGGGTTACATGATAACTCGGCATACTTTTCGTCTCCAGGTTTAAAACTTCTACATTCTCTCAAATTAAAACATCGCCATCAAAACTAATAAGCACAAATAGTATATTAAGCAATAAACTCAGTCATATTCGTTTCACTTATATTAATTCTCTGCTTAAATCGAATTTGAATAAGTAATGACAGATCATATTGTAAATAACACATTATCATCTACATCAAAAATCCCAAGCCTTGCACCGGCATCCAGCCAGGCATGTCCATAACTGAAGCATACAAGGGCATTTACGGGATCCTCAATCTTAATGAAATGAAGACCGTCATTATAATAGGATTGAGCCATATTTAGGTAATCATCTGCTACTTTCATCAAATGGGAACTGGATCTTGGAGCAGGTTGTGCAAGCTCCAGGGCTTTTTTAAGCAATTTTTCATATCGTCCAACTTTCTCATTCAAATCCGCTGCCATTTATAACACCTTATTTACTTTCAGAGCCAAACAGTTTATTGAAAAGACCGCCACTATCTTTCTTGGGATTGCGGCTTGGTTGTCTTTTAGGTGGCGGGGATTGGGATTTTTTTTCTTCTACAGGTTTAGTTACAGGTTCTGTTTTGGACTCTTTTTTGGTACCAGGAGATACTTTAGGAGAGGATTTATTGAGAATTTTCACGGATTCCCCACCATGTTTGGATTTCCTGACACGGATATCCACAAGAATCGGGCGTTCAATATCATTGCTCACCAGCATTGCAATGCCGGGTGGCAGGCGTAACAGTTCTTCTTCTACATAGGAATTTACACCCTCCAGACCTTTACTGATAGATTTAAGATCATTTGGGTTGGTAACCTTCAATATAATCTGGCTTCCACACTGTGAAAGTACATTTTTATCAACCCTTGCAGGCCTCTGGGAGATGACCAGCATCCCCAAACCAAACTTTCGCCCTTCTGAGGCTATTGTACGGAGAATTTCTGAACTGGAACTCTTGCTATACCCTCTTTCAGGAGCAAAATTATGGGCTTCTTCCACAACCAGCATTCCCGGAGGAATCGTGCCGAGTTTGCGAGCTTCAAAAAGAGTGTCACAGAGCTGGGCCACAATCATTGTCTGTATATGTGGAGGGACCCCTTTCAGGTCAATAATCGAAGCCTTTCCATCCTGCATTAATTCTTCAACCGGAGTGGGTTGAGGGGAAAGTATATCCAGCTGGTTAATATCTTCAAGTAAATTAATTACATTCCAGCGGGCTTTGCTTTCATTATTGCTGACCTCCCTGATTATATCATCAAGGAAATAGGTTTCCACATCAGCACGTAACCTGTGTACAGCTTCATAAAGAATACCGGAATGGGTACTATTAAAATTATCAGGAAATAAGGTCATCAGTTCACTGGGAGTAAGATTAACTCCGTTTAACCTGAAAAGATGATCTGCGTTTGGATTAATTGATTTATCGGCAGGAGTATAAACCTGTATTCTGGAGCCGTATCCTTTGGATTTTACACCGTATTTTTTCAGGTCACCGTCATTTCCACTGTCTGATTCTTTAAGGGAAGAATACTCACTATGAGGATCAATGATCAACATGGGTACATTATGATCAAGTAATTCTTCAAGAATTACTCCGGCAGTGTAAGACTTACCACTACCGGTTTTTGCAAGGATGCTACAATGTTTCTGCACAAGACTGTTCACATTAAGATGTACAGGAATACCGGTACCTTCAAGCAATCCGATATACATGTCATCTCCTACAAGACCCAGTGTATCCCTAATAAGTGTATCATCTGCCAGATAGACCTGATCCCCGGGACTGAAAGGACTCATAGGTGCCCTTAAAAGGCCACGGTCATCCCGGCTTCCTATTATTGTGCCAGAGGCCACTATACGGTCATCATTTCTATCTTTCCTCTGCCCCTTTTTGGCTTCTTCCAGAGAATATTTTTCACTGGAGCGCACAATTGACATTACCTGTGCAAGTATCCATCCATCTGTCTCATGCCATATTTTGACATAATGCCCTCTCAGAACTGCCGTACTGTCCGATATCAGGAACTTGAAATTAAGAGTTCCTGTTTCACCGAATATGACTCCTACTGAACCGCGTACCATATTATACTCTCACCAGTAAACAATTTTTACTCAAAATACTTCAAATTAATTTTCGTCTCCTTCTTCAAGGATAGATTCAGGTGCATCCGCAAGTTTAACAAGGGATTCTGCCTCGACAAAATGCAGATCTGCCGGAATAGCTACAATATGCAGGGGAGAGCCAAAGTCGTAACTTTCAAGATTTTCAGCAAAATCTGCCTTTACAATAGGTTTTTCAGAACCTGCGTTTGCAATACCTACAGCTATTGAGCCTTTTATGAGATTATCCCCTCTTTTTTCATCTATCTTAAGCAAAAGTTCAAGTCCCTGATTAACCGTCATATAACCCTTATTCATATCAATATCAAGAAATACAGCCGTATGCAGACCCATCTGCCTGTTGCGTAGAATAGTATCATAGGGAGTTTCAG from Methanohalophilus halophilus includes these protein-coding regions:
- the ppdK gene encoding pyruvate, phosphate dikinase, which encodes MADKKFVYLFGNNKTEGKNSMKDLLGGKGANLAEMANLGIPVPPGFTITTEVCVLYTKDNQYPSGMLEEVDRALQKLEKANNKQFGDPDNPLLLSVRSGARVSMPGMMDTVLNLGLNDKTVTGLAKKTSNERFAYDSYRRFLTMFADVVLGIPTENFEKVMESRKKDLDVELDTELDTDSLKYLVEKFKAIIKDNTGKEFPQDPRKQLQMAIDAVFNSWNNQRAIKYRRLNNIPDNWGTAVNVQSMVYGNMGEKSGTGVAFTRDPATGEKCFFGEFLTNAQGEDVVAGIRTPQPIEALQDSMPEVYDKLVEIYRKLENHFRDMQDIEFTIQEGNLYMLQTRTGKRTAKAAIRIAVEMEKEGLIDKEIAVSRIEASQIDKVLHPMIDPDANLDVIATGLPASPGAAVGKVVFTAEEAEEKSKEGKQTILVRTETSPEDIGGMAASEGVLTVRGGMTSHAAVVARGMGKPCVAGCGEITIDMDKKEFTNGKVTVKEGDDITIDGSTGEVILGEVKLISPELSGELDTILGWADNIRSINVRSNADTPHDATVAREFGAEGIGLCRTEHMFFGEERIPVVREMIMAESSQERKKALEKLLPMQKEDFTGIFRAMEGYPVTIRLLDPPLHEFLPNHEELTEKLRELKTKGAKQSEIAEVNRLIGGVESLKEVNPMLGHRGCRLGITYPEVYEMQVKAIIEAACDLKKEGLEIVPEIMIPLVSHVNELKVIKETVKSAAQEVMDCDGSTIDYLVGTMIELPRAALTADRIAEEAEFFSFGTNDLTQTTFGFSRDDAGKFLPSYIENNILEQDPFAVLDQDGVGELVKIGIEKGRNTNSKLKIGICGEHGGEPASVKYGHNVGLNYVSCSPFRVPIARLAAAQAVIENKNK
- a CDS encoding ATP-binding protein, with the translated sequence MVRGSVGVIFGETGTLNFKFLISDSTAVLRGHYVKIWHETDGWILAQVMSIVRSSEKYSLEEAKKGQRKDRNDDRIVASGTIIGSRDDRGLLRAPMSPFSPGDQVYLADDTLIRDTLGLVGDDMYIGLLEGTGIPVHLNVNSLVQKHCSILAKTGSGKSYTAGVILEELLDHNVPMLIIDPHSEYSSLKESDSGNDGDLKKYGVKSKGYGSRIQVYTPADKSINPNADHLFRLNGVNLTPSELMTLFPDNFNSTHSGILYEAVHRLRADVETYFLDDIIREVSNNESKARWNVINLLEDINQLDILSPQPTPVEELMQDGKASIIDLKGVPPHIQTMIVAQLCDTLFEARKLGTIPPGMLVVEEAHNFAPERGYSKSSSSEILRTIASEGRKFGLGMLVISQRPARVDKNVLSQCGSQIILKVTNPNDLKSISKGLEGVNSYVEEELLRLPPGIAMLVSNDIERPILVDIRVRKSKHGGESVKILNKSSPKVSPGTKKESKTEPVTKPVEEKKSQSPPPKRQPSRNPKKDSGGLFNKLFGSESK
- a CDS encoding DUF357 domain-containing protein, with product MAADLNEKVGRYEKLLKKALELAQPAPRSSSHLMKVADDYLNMAQSYYNDGLHFIKIEDPVNALVCFSYGHAWLDAGARLGIFDVDDNVLFTI
- a CDS encoding DUF555 domain-containing protein, with the protein product MPSYHVTLEAAWLVRDVKSADDAIGVAIAEAGKRLNPQLDFVEVDVGSTFCPACNEPFSSVFIAANTGIVGLILEMKVFDAESDEHASRIAKSVIGRTLRDVPLTVIDVEEFVR
- a CDS encoding carbohydrate kinase family protein, producing MSAPIDVVGHAALDYLFEVEHIASPNESYPITSYEVLFGGGAANIAAAMAQLGGNSRLVAAVGDDFSTSGYEQHLNNLGVDLSLLYHIEGEESTKAFVYTDPNHNQSSYFYWGSSSKLPDVEAPALDFVHLATSEASFNARVAQKSEFVSFDPGQDLVTYSKEHLVTILDNTDILFANIHEVKRVKEMTGRSFNDLKKSISTIVVTCDSSGSKIYCKDKKIDIPIVSVKAVDPTGAGDGYRAGFLLAFSKGLPFEVCGKIGATVASFEVECVGCQTNLPTWGAMKKRYEENFGALPL